One genomic segment of Culturomica massiliensis includes these proteins:
- a CDS encoding energy transducer TonB, which translates to MNICGRSVCFFLLYLLSLSGSGETPYSPGITISSDTTLTFSDTIAKTIPAPITFSYKNVRDYIFNQLSYPQAAIDSTIQGTVVLKFTIMPSGIVDSLRITQPVHPLLDAEALRLFKEMPQWKPVIYQGKPIAVTYEIPVIFELVDPEKK; encoded by the coding sequence ATGAATATCTGTGGGAGATCCGTCTGTTTCTTTTTATTATACTTACTCAGCCTCTCTGGCTCCGGAGAAACACCCTACTCTCCCGGAATAACTATTTCTTCGGATACGACGCTGACGTTTTCCGATACAATTGCCAAAACCATTCCTGCTCCCATTACATTCAGTTATAAAAATGTACGCGACTATATTTTCAATCAACTCAGCTATCCGCAAGCCGCCATCGACTCGACAATTCAAGGTACGGTCGTGCTTAAATTTACGATTATGCCCAGCGGGATAGTCGACAGTCTCCGGATCACCCAACCGGTCCATCCTCTTCTCGATGCGGAAGCATTACGCCTTTTCAAAGAAATGCCTCAATGGAAACCGGTCATATATCAGGGTAAACCCATTGCAGTTACTTATGAAATACCTGTCATATTTGAGTTAGTCGATCCGGAAAAGAAGTAG
- the folB gene encoding dihydroneopterin aldolase, with protein sequence MNGIIEIEGMEFFAYHGCFEAEQIVGNKFTVYACLHYDCSRPAESDQITDALSYQTAYEIIAREMMKRSHLLEHVGQRMLNALYETFPQLTYAKIKISKMNPPLGGKIGSTSVTLEK encoded by the coding sequence ATGAACGGAATCATCGAAATAGAAGGCATGGAATTTTTTGCATATCACGGTTGTTTTGAGGCAGAACAAATTGTCGGCAACAAATTCACGGTATATGCATGTTTACACTATGATTGCAGCCGGCCGGCCGAAAGCGACCAGATCACCGATGCCCTGAGCTATCAAACGGCTTATGAAATCATTGCCCGGGAGATGATGAAACGCTCCCATTTACTGGAACATGTGGGGCAGCGTATGTTAAATGCCCTGTACGAAACATTTCCTCAATTGACGTATGCCAAAATCAAAATTTCGAAGATGAACCCACCGTTAGGCGGTAAAATCGGCAGTACCAGCGTAACACTGGAAAAATAA
- a CDS encoding DEAD/DEAH box helicase family protein, with protein MGKAGASIHGEASRSQRKTLRPHQEEALNKAHEHFKSSGHDRGKLIMACGTGKTFTSLKIAEHETEGKGLILFLVPSISLSGQTLNEWTAEAKQPINPICICSDSKITQKKTKNEDDSGFSLVDLALPACTDKFAGFNFCYQLNL; from the coding sequence TTGGGAAAAGCTGGAGCAAGCATCCACGGGGAAGCCTCCCGTTCCCAGCGTAAAACATTACGTCCGCATCAAGAAGAAGCCCTTAATAAAGCACATGAACACTTCAAAAGTTCGGGACATGACAGAGGCAAACTTATCATGGCCTGCGGAACGGGTAAAACATTTACCTCATTAAAGATTGCAGAACACGAAACCGAAGGCAAAGGACTAATCCTATTCCTGGTTCCTTCCATATCCTTATCAGGACAGACACTAAACGAATGGACGGCAGAGGCCAAACAACCGATCAACCCCATATGTATTTGTTCTGACAGCAAAATCACGCAGAAAAAAACCAAAAACGAGGATGATTCCGGTTTCAGCCTTGTTGATCTGGCCTTACCAGCCTGCACTGATAAATTTGCCGGTTTTAATTTTTGCTATCAATTAAACTTATAA
- a CDS encoding type II toxin-antitoxin system HipA family toxin: MTNNIVDVKIWDSNVGVLVWDKDKDIAIFEYEPSFIKSSLEIAPLVMPLRTAEGQRYIFPENRNKCFKGLPGLIADSLPDAYGNQIIEDWFISKGIPGLEITPLDRLCYVGKRAMGALEYSPAAFDAELEASSVIEINILTELAKKILNEREAFQVSLKNADKKIIDILKVGTSAGGAKPKAIIAYNPKTKEVRSGQVKAPEGFGYYLLKFDGVENTKLSDNPMGIGNVEYAYYKMALDCGINMSESSLLSEGDYSHFMTKRFDRTDGGDKIHMQTLSAIAHMDRDIPQSYERAFQILRMLRLPAADISELFRRMVFNVVARNHDDHAKNHSFLMDKNGKWSLAPAYDLSFAYSEGGRWIGQHQMSVNGKRDKFDYNDLLIVGKRQNIPHPETIIDKTIEVVSQWRKYAKNAGVRPEHMNSIEKTHLLLSKPIVSQSKREGLKM; the protein is encoded by the coding sequence ATGACTAATAATATTGTTGATGTAAAAATTTGGGACAGTAATGTGGGTGTTCTTGTATGGGATAAGGACAAAGATATTGCAATATTTGAGTACGAACCATCATTTATAAAAAGTTCTCTCGAAATTGCACCTTTGGTTATGCCTTTAAGGACTGCAGAAGGGCAGAGGTATATATTTCCGGAAAATAGAAACAAATGCTTTAAAGGTTTACCTGGTTTAATTGCAGATTCACTACCCGATGCGTATGGTAACCAAATCATAGAGGATTGGTTTATTAGCAAAGGTATTCCGGGACTAGAAATTACTCCTTTAGACAGGCTTTGTTACGTAGGTAAGAGAGCCATGGGTGCTTTGGAATATTCCCCGGCAGCGTTTGATGCTGAATTGGAGGCTTCTTCAGTTATTGAAATCAATATATTGACAGAACTTGCGAAGAAGATCTTAAATGAGAGGGAAGCATTTCAGGTTTCTTTAAAGAATGCTGATAAAAAGATTATCGATATATTGAAAGTGGGGACTTCGGCTGGTGGGGCAAAGCCCAAGGCTATCATAGCCTATAATCCGAAAACTAAAGAGGTACGATCCGGGCAGGTAAAAGCGCCAGAAGGTTTCGGCTATTATTTACTTAAATTTGATGGCGTAGAAAACACGAAATTGAGTGATAATCCTATGGGCATAGGCAATGTTGAATATGCTTATTATAAAATGGCATTAGACTGTGGCATAAATATGTCGGAAAGTTCTCTTTTGTCAGAAGGCGATTATTCCCATTTTATGACAAAGAGATTTGACAGAACCGATGGCGGGGATAAAATACATATGCAAACACTAAGTGCTATTGCACATATGGACCGGGATATACCTCAATCTTATGAACGGGCTTTTCAGATTTTACGAATGCTTCGGTTACCTGCTGCAGACATTTCCGAATTATTCAGAAGGATGGTATTTAATGTCGTTGCCCGTAACCATGATGACCATGCTAAGAACCATTCGTTTCTCATGGATAAGAATGGGAAATGGTCTCTTGCCCCTGCGTATGATTTGTCTTTTGCCTATTCAGAGGGGGGGAGATGGATTGGACAACATCAGATGTCTGTTAATGGGAAACGCGATAAATTTGATTATAACGATCTGTTAATAGTTGGGAAACGTCAAAACATTCCACATCCTGAAACGATTATTGATAAAACGATCGAGGTTGTTTCACAGTGGAGGAAATATGCGAAAAATGCCGGAGTACGTCCGGAACATATGAATTCGATAGAAAAAACGCATTTATTACTTTCTAAACCAATTGTTTCACAATCTAAAAGGGAAGGTTTGAAAATGTAG
- a CDS encoding helix-turn-helix domain-containing protein yields the protein MEWTFLSEQEILEKMGGRVQAIRLERNITQKDIAEWSGASLTTVQRLEKGKPVSTEHFVRILRALDMLEKLELMFPEALPSPVLLKKMRGKKKYRARKKMNKND from the coding sequence ATGGAATGGACTTTTCTTAGTGAACAGGAAATATTAGAAAAGATGGGAGGGAGGGTACAGGCAATCCGTCTTGAACGTAACATAACTCAGAAAGATATTGCAGAGTGGAGTGGAGCAAGCCTGACGACTGTACAGCGTTTGGAAAAAGGGAAGCCTGTAAGTACAGAACATTTTGTCAGGATATTACGGGCTTTGGATATGTTGGAAAAACTGGAATTAATGTTTCCGGAAGCATTGCCAAGTCCAGTGCTTTTAAAAAAAATGAGGGGGAAAAAAAAATACCGGGCACGGAAAAAAATGAACAAAAATGACTAA
- a CDS encoding PAS domain-containing sensor histidine kinase, with protein MKKADNNFLSELMTKANMGWWEADLESQNYICSGYISTLLGLKEDGVISFDDFNKRIIKEEQHHTTVHSFDNNQQIPEVVYLLDTCKGAIWIRSKICFQRTDENGKNKIYGIAEAQDGPDMASAYQALQRSEQILYNIYKNLPVGIELYDKDGILVDLNNKELDLFYLERKEDLLGINIFDNPIFPEEMKEKLKKKEDADFTFRYDFSKINGYYKTRKKTGTIDLVTKVTVLYDNKGNPINYLLINADKTETTIAYNKIQEFESYFELVGDYAKVGYANCNILTNEGYALKSWYKNIGEQEGRPLSEIIGIYEHFHSEDRAVINQFISDVKKGQGNKLSREVRVIREDGSYTWTHVNLLLNKYAPQDHIIEIISINYDITELKKTEEQLIKAKNKAEQSDRLKSAFLANISHEIRTPLNAIVGFSSLLPNLTDTEELELYYTLIDQNNNLLLKLLNDILDFSKIEAGHTELHPDWFNLSDLIAETIVENTPHTPPNVKLLSKIPKQDYIVELDRLQTKQILNKLISNAQKNTIQGHIEISYKTNKQNVQINVTDTGHGIPKDKLKIIFERFEKLDPFAQGVGLGLPIIKSIVDMMKGNITVDSKVGAGSTFKVTLPCRIKKANESVSGNF; from the coding sequence ATGAAAAAAGCAGATAACAACTTTTTATCAGAACTGATGACAAAGGCCAATATGGGGTGGTGGGAAGCTGATTTAGAAAGCCAAAACTATATTTGCTCCGGATATATCTCGACATTGCTGGGATTAAAAGAAGACGGGGTTATCAGTTTCGACGACTTTAATAAACGCATAATCAAGGAAGAACAACACCATACAACGGTACATTCTTTTGACAACAACCAACAAATACCTGAAGTTGTTTATTTGCTGGATACCTGTAAGGGGGCAATTTGGATACGCAGTAAAATCTGTTTTCAAAGAACCGATGAAAACGGGAAAAATAAAATTTACGGTATAGCAGAAGCCCAGGACGGTCCTGATATGGCATCGGCATATCAAGCTTTGCAACGCAGTGAGCAAATTTTATACAACATATACAAGAATTTACCTGTCGGGATCGAATTATATGACAAGGACGGAATTCTGGTCGACTTAAACAATAAAGAACTGGATTTGTTTTATCTGGAGCGGAAAGAAGATTTATTGGGAATCAATATTTTTGACAACCCGATTTTTCCGGAAGAAATGAAAGAGAAGCTGAAGAAGAAAGAGGATGCAGATTTTACTTTCCGTTACGATTTCTCAAAAATCAACGGATATTATAAAACGAGGAAAAAGACAGGTACAATCGATCTTGTTACGAAAGTGACGGTTCTGTATGACAATAAAGGAAATCCGATCAACTATTTACTGATTAATGCAGATAAAACGGAAACAACCATTGCCTACAATAAAATACAGGAATTCGAAAGTTATTTTGAACTCGTAGGGGATTATGCCAAGGTGGGATACGCCAATTGCAATATTTTGACGAATGAAGGCTATGCTTTAAAGAGCTGGTATAAAAATATCGGGGAACAAGAAGGACGCCCGCTATCGGAAATCATCGGCATTTACGAGCATTTTCATTCCGAAGACCGGGCTGTGATCAATCAATTCATCAGCGATGTAAAAAAAGGGCAAGGCAACAAGCTGAGTCGTGAGGTAAGAGTTATCAGAGAAGACGGAAGTTATACATGGACACACGTCAATCTGCTACTGAACAAATATGCTCCACAAGATCATATCATCGAAATTATCTCTATCAATTATGATATTACCGAGTTAAAGAAAACAGAAGAACAACTTATCAAGGCCAAAAATAAAGCAGAACAATCCGACAGGTTGAAATCTGCCTTTCTCGCTAATATCAGTCACGAAATCCGTACCCCGTTGAATGCCATCGTCGGTTTTTCAAGTCTGCTCCCGAACCTGACCGATACGGAAGAACTCGAACTCTATTATACATTGATAGACCAGAATAATAATTTATTACTCAAATTACTCAATGATATTCTGGATTTTTCTAAAATAGAAGCCGGTCACACGGAACTTCACCCGGATTGGTTCAATTTATCGGATTTGATTGCTGAAACGATCGTTGAAAACACGCCCCATACTCCTCCCAATGTAAAACTTTTGTCTAAAATTCCAAAGCAGGACTATATCGTCGAACTTGACAGGCTTCAAACCAAACAAATCCTGAATAAGCTCATCTCTAATGCCCAAAAGAATACAATTCAAGGCCATATAGAAATCTCATATAAAACGAATAAGCAAAATGTCCAAATAAATGTTACGGACACAGGACACGGTATTCCGAAAGACAAATTAAAAATCATTTTCGAAAGATTTGAGAAACTGGATCCCTTCGCACAAGGTGTCGGGTTAGGGCTACCTATCATCAAATCCATCGTCGATATGATGAAAGGGAATATCACTGTTGACTCAAAAGTCGGAGCCGGCAGTACATTTAAAGTAACATTACCTTGCCGGATCAAAAAAGCAAACGAGTCGGTATCAGGCAATTTTTAA
- a CDS encoding MraY family glycosyltransferase codes for MYYFILLITLLSAELLYFRLADNFNIIDKPNERSSHTRITLRGGGIVFSVGILIYFFSNGFEYLWFVSGLLLIAGVSFVDDIRGVSQKKRLLFHMTAMLLLFYQWELFSLSWYYLFLVLIFCIGIINAYNFMDGINGITGGYSLAVIGMFWYIDRYVVSFIDPGLLYVTGLSLLVFNFFNFRKKAKCFAGDVGSVSMAFVILFILGKLILRTQDLSYMILLVVYGIDSLLTIVHRIILRENIFEAHRKHAYQLLANELKWPHTYVATIYMVLQILIFVGYEWLHEWRFYYLMGVVLTLSFIYCGLIGKYGKLHCNH; via the coding sequence ATGTACTACTTTATTTTACTTATTACTTTATTATCGGCAGAACTTTTATATTTTCGTCTAGCCGACAATTTTAATATCATCGATAAGCCGAACGAAAGAAGTTCTCATACCCGGATCACTTTACGGGGAGGCGGCATTGTATTCTCTGTGGGAATTTTAATCTATTTTTTCAGTAACGGATTTGAATATCTCTGGTTTGTTTCCGGGCTTCTGCTGATTGCCGGAGTGAGCTTCGTCGACGATATCCGGGGAGTATCTCAAAAAAAACGGTTGTTATTTCACATGACCGCCATGCTCTTATTATTTTACCAATGGGAACTGTTTTCCTTATCCTGGTATTATTTATTCCTTGTTTTAATCTTTTGCATCGGGATTATCAATGCTTATAATTTTATGGACGGGATCAACGGCATAACAGGTGGTTACAGCCTTGCCGTTATCGGAATGTTTTGGTATATCGACCGGTACGTCGTATCATTTATCGATCCCGGTTTACTTTACGTGACAGGTTTGTCGTTGCTGGTCTTTAATTTTTTCAATTTCAGAAAAAAAGCGAAATGCTTTGCCGGTGATGTCGGTTCCGTAAGTATGGCCTTTGTGATCTTGTTTATATTGGGGAAACTGATTCTCCGGACCCAGGATTTGAGCTATATGATTCTGTTAGTTGTATATGGAATAGACAGTTTGCTGACGATCGTTCACCGCATTATTCTGCGTGAAAACATATTCGAGGCACACCGGAAACATGCCTATCAGTTGCTGGCAAACGAATTGAAATGGCCTCACACATATGTCGCAACGATCTATATGGTATTGCAAATATTGATATTTGTGGGTTACGAGTGGCTTCACGAATGGAGATTTTATTATCTTATGGGCGTTGTCCTGACTTTAAGTTTTATTTACTGCGGCCTGATTGGTAAATACGGTAAATTGCACTGTAATCATTGA
- a CDS encoding NAD-dependent epimerase/dehydratase family protein, translated as MNVLLTGVHGFVGSNLVASLGREHRLFGLDIVSPEKEGIVKTYSWNDLETGQLPSVDAIIHLAGKAHDTKKRTRAQEYFDINTGLTQKVFDYFLASEARKFIFFSSVKAAADFVVGEVLTEDIIPVPKGPYGESKIAAEKYIQEKLAVSSPAHCGKKVYILRPCMIHGPGNKGNLNLLYQVVKKGLPWPLGDFDNRRSFTSIDNLSYVIEELLARNVVSGIYHMADDEAVSTNELIELMCEELTKLPHIWKINKNLMKGCARVGGFLHLPLNMERLAKLTENYVVSNTKLKQVLNIRYMPVSAKEGLRKTIRSFR; from the coding sequence ATGAATGTTTTACTTACCGGAGTCCACGGTTTTGTGGGCTCTAATCTTGTCGCGTCCTTAGGTCGGGAACATCGGTTATTCGGGTTGGATATCGTCAGCCCTGAAAAAGAGGGGATTGTAAAGACTTATTCCTGGAACGACCTGGAAACCGGACAATTGCCGTCCGTCGATGCAATTATCCATTTGGCAGGAAAGGCGCACGATACAAAAAAACGGACCAGGGCGCAGGAGTATTTCGATATCAATACGGGCTTGACTCAAAAAGTCTTCGATTATTTTTTAGCTTCTGAGGCCCGGAAATTTATCTTTTTCAGTTCCGTAAAAGCGGCGGCCGACTTTGTGGTGGGAGAGGTACTGACGGAAGATATTATTCCGGTTCCTAAAGGTCCCTACGGGGAAAGTAAGATCGCTGCCGAAAAGTATATTCAGGAAAAACTGGCGGTATCTTCCCCGGCACACTGCGGAAAAAAAGTATATATCCTGCGTCCCTGTATGATACACGGCCCGGGCAATAAAGGGAACCTGAATCTTTTGTATCAGGTGGTGAAAAAAGGACTGCCCTGGCCTTTGGGAGATTTTGATAACAGACGGTCGTTTACTTCCATCGACAACCTCAGTTACGTGATTGAAGAATTGCTCGCCCGTAACGTGGTTTCCGGCATTTATCACATGGCGGACGACGAAGCCGTTTCAACGAATGAATTGATTGAACTGATGTGTGAAGAACTCACAAAATTGCCTCATATCTGGAAAATCAATAAAAATCTGATGAAAGGCTGTGCCCGGGTGGGTGGATTCCTGCATCTTCCCCTGAACATGGAGAGGCTGGCCAAGCTGACGGAAAATTATGTCGTTTCCAATACAAAGTTAAAGCAGGTACTAAATATCCGGTATATGCCCGTCAGTGCCAAAGAGGGATTAAGAAAAACCATTCGTAGTTTCCGGTAA
- a CDS encoding glycosyltransferase family 4 protein, with protein MKLFFVVNVDWFFISHRLPLALQALKDGYEVYLLTADTGRRKELEAAGIRFIAIPFERSGRNPFHELKCLWLLCKYYRIYRPDVIHHITLKAALLGSLAAKLTFSRKVVNAISGLGYNFTDGRNGVVQKMIRFLIRIAFKSRHFSFILQNPDDVKMISGLHLVPASHIHLIKGSGVDLDLFRETPPEEKKKLHILFPARILRDKGVMEFIGAARMIREESAGKAVFLLAGDCDKGNLAVLKEADLLPLLDPGYVEWIGFRKDMYAVYRESDIVVLPSYREGLPKSLIEACAVGRPVITTDVPGCRECVREGWNGFLVPAKDFRMLAKAILELVRNGGLRKEFGRHSRLLAEQQFSLKIVVEKHMKIYSGLVASNE; from the coding sequence ATGAAACTTTTTTTTGTGGTCAATGTAGACTGGTTTTTTATATCCCACAGGCTTCCGTTGGCTTTACAGGCCTTAAAGGATGGGTATGAGGTGTATTTGCTTACGGCGGATACCGGAAGGAGGAAAGAACTGGAAGCTGCCGGAATCCGTTTTATCGCTATTCCTTTTGAAAGATCCGGCCGGAATCCTTTTCACGAACTGAAATGCCTGTGGCTGCTTTGTAAATATTACCGGATTTACCGTCCGGACGTTATACACCATATCACTTTGAAGGCCGCATTGCTGGGTTCTTTGGCCGCAAAACTGACTTTTTCCCGGAAGGTGGTGAATGCCATCAGCGGTTTGGGCTATAATTTTACGGACGGACGTAACGGTGTTGTGCAGAAAATGATTCGTTTTTTAATCCGTATAGCGTTTAAAAGCCGTCATTTTTCTTTTATCCTGCAAAATCCCGACGATGTGAAAATGATCTCCGGGCTTCACCTTGTGCCTGCTTCCCATATACATCTGATCAAAGGTTCGGGTGTCGATTTGGACCTGTTCAGGGAGACGCCGCCGGAGGAGAAAAAGAAATTGCATATTTTATTTCCGGCCCGGATATTACGGGACAAAGGGGTCATGGAATTTATCGGCGCGGCCCGGATGATACGGGAGGAGAGCGCCGGGAAAGCCGTGTTCCTTTTGGCTGGGGACTGCGATAAGGGGAATCTGGCTGTTTTGAAAGAGGCAGATTTACTCCCTTTGCTGGACCCCGGATATGTGGAATGGATCGGATTCCGGAAGGATATGTATGCGGTTTACCGGGAAAGTGACATCGTTGTTTTGCCTTCTTACCGGGAAGGATTGCCCAAGTCATTGATAGAAGCTTGTGCAGTGGGGCGGCCCGTTATCACGACGGATGTACCCGGCTGTAGGGAATGTGTCCGGGAGGGATGGAACGGCTTTTTAGTGCCGGCCAAAGACTTCCGGATGCTGGCAAAGGCCATATTGGAACTGGTGAGGAACGGCGGGTTGAGAAAAGAGTTCGGGCGGCATTCCCGTTTGTTGGCCGAACAGCAGTTTTCCCTGAAAATAGTGGTGGAAAAACACATGAAAATCTATTCGGGACTTGTCGCTTCAAATGAATAA
- a CDS encoding ATP-binding protein, with protein MIQQDFLEIIIQHQQNSLALKDVGMRRERLAALPDVENYVLIVSGIRRCGKSTLLNQLLREKHSNAFYVNFDDPRLYDFEISDFQKLDVVIAEAGCRVLVFDEIQVIKGWERYVRQKLDENFRVFVTGSNASLLSRELGTSLTGRHLTTELFPFSFSEFCCFKDYKADEEAVKEYMRMGGFPEFLKTGLEEILVALLEDILVRDIAIRFGIKDVRSLKRLTLYLLANIGNLTSANKLREPSGIGSVTTVLEYLSHLEQSYLFSFVPMFDYSLKRQAVNPKKIYAADLGLVMANVRKIKGDEGHKLENMVYNFLRMKYKDIYYHRGIGECDFIVLDRGEVIKAVQVCLNLNTDNREREFAGLTDALRTYRLSEGMVVTLSQEDWFEIDNFKIEVVPAFRFLM; from the coding sequence ATGATACAACAGGATTTTTTAGAAATAATCATACAACATCAACAAAATTCACTTGCATTGAAGGATGTTGGAATGAGGCGGGAACGATTGGCGGCTTTGCCTGATGTGGAAAATTATGTTTTAATTGTATCAGGAATTCGCAGGTGTGGGAAAAGTACATTATTAAATCAGTTATTGAGGGAAAAGCATTCCAATGCTTTTTATGTTAATTTTGATGATCCCCGGCTTTATGATTTTGAGATTTCTGATTTTCAGAAACTGGATGTTGTGATCGCTGAAGCGGGATGTAGGGTACTGGTTTTTGATGAAATTCAGGTTATAAAAGGGTGGGAAAGATACGTGCGTCAGAAATTGGATGAAAATTTCCGGGTTTTTGTAACGGGTTCCAATGCATCATTATTGAGCAGAGAGTTGGGAACCAGTTTGACAGGGCGGCATCTTACAACGGAATTGTTCCCATTTTCTTTTTCTGAATTTTGCTGCTTTAAAGATTATAAAGCGGATGAGGAAGCAGTGAAAGAATACATGAGAATGGGAGGATTCCCCGAATTCCTGAAAACCGGATTAGAGGAAATTCTGGTGGCTCTTCTGGAAGATATTCTGGTGAGAGACATTGCGATCAGGTTTGGAATAAAAGATGTCAGAAGCTTGAAACGTTTGACATTGTATTTATTAGCTAATATAGGGAATCTTACTTCTGCCAATAAATTACGAGAGCCCTCAGGCATAGGTTCTGTAACTACCGTATTAGAATATTTGTCTCATTTGGAACAAAGTTATTTGTTCAGTTTTGTGCCTATGTTTGATTATTCTTTGAAGAGGCAGGCTGTGAATCCCAAAAAAATATATGCAGCGGATTTAGGACTTGTGATGGCTAACGTACGTAAGATTAAAGGAGACGAAGGACACAAGTTGGAGAATATGGTATATAATTTTTTACGCATGAAGTATAAAGATATATATTACCATAGAGGGATAGGAGAATGCGATTTTATCGTACTGGATAGAGGGGAGGTTATAAAAGCTGTTCAGGTGTGTTTGAACTTGAATACCGATAACCGGGAACGTGAATTTGCAGGTTTGACGGATGCTTTGAGAACTTACCGGCTTTCGGAAGGAATGGTTGTTACTTTGTCGCAGGAAGATTGGTTTGAGATAGATAACTTTAAAATCGAGGTTGTTCCGGCTTTTCGTTTTTTGATGTAA